One Salvia splendens isolate huo1 chromosome 12, SspV2, whole genome shotgun sequence genomic window carries:
- the LOC121759187 gene encoding ankyrin repeat protein SKIP35-like, translating to METKKVPIFEIEGGARSEIECKGLDIEKQINMDEPQCSEIEMMEMETAETEVPRMCDEGKHGSELVSFSSNKCEGGRHENVVFSREAPLAVKEDVSISSCSCGAEKLKSRLAASDSLPGKSGRKLSRQDRIELGRLFQGAVSSHDWELAESLILLADPQTLNDALCIALDSIWFLSTQQELYGITGLIKKIIGNGAYDFTRAALRTSFLASCVSACQSRTMSLADTVTVMAQRLHERLKECNGDEVLKAEAGAKVQKFTEWALKCISFHSRCQGNRDRVGHNSPVEIQLQLSAFKTFLDLAGNHLTGKDFTEAFDAACFPLTLFSSTFDPGWASGISATAIQGLLGMLIEGGADNVNQCFLEASRFGSTELVRILLQIAQRNSLDVDVDLALGFASHYGKIGTMECLVEEGNAMAFLGPLMRAAERGCMSVVQWFVQRGCRDMELCLALTAATSSSQVGVASYLLPHVPQHVLAALSIEILKAAGERSGGSLDGVAFLLQSDFLGDPVATYAVADSIARSEDEGIAPELRVFLKEHWSDVAFLDGLREGELHFSNLVQILRWGESPVCLRDLPSPLRVAIAYLPLYRECVKAGGGLLSQRHRGQLVEAARRLEGVVLDEPGQRRELLAVIERHLPPFFITT from the exons ATGGAAACAAAGAAGGTGCCTATATTTGAAATAGAAGGTGGGGCTCGAAGTGAAATTGAATGCAAAGGGTTAGACATTGAGAAACAGATCAATATGGATGAACCTCAGTGTTCTGAGATTGAAATGATGGAAATGGAAACTGCTGAGACTGAGGTACCGAGGATGTGCGATGAGGGCAAACATGGATCTGAGCTTGTTTCCTTTAGTTCAAACAAGTGTGAGGGAGGAAGGCATGAAAATGTTGTTTTCTCAAGAGAAGCTCCTCTTGCCGTTAAGGAAGATGTCAGCATTAGCTCTTGTAGCTGTGGGGCTGAGAAACTGAAATCCAGATTGGCTGCTTCTGATTCTCTTCCTGGGAAGAGTGGGAGGAAGCTCAGTCGGCAAGATAGAATTGAATTAGGTCGGTTGTTTCAGGGTGCTGTGAGTTCCCATGATTGGGAGCTTGCTGAGAGTTTGATCTTGTTGGCTGATCCACAGACTTTAAATGATGCACTGTGCATAGCTTTGGATTCAATCTGGTTTTTGAGCACACAACAAGAATTATATGGAATTACTGGATTAATCAAGAAAATTATTGGTAATGGGGCATATGACTTCACCCGAGCAGCACTCAGGACTTCATTTCTTGCTTCATGTGTTTCTGCTTGCCAAAGTCGCACAATGAGCCTTGCTGACACTGTTACTGTAATGGCACAAAG GCTACATGAAAGGCTTAAAGAATGCAATGGGGATGAAGTCTTGAAGGCTGAAGCTGGCGCTAAAGTTCAGAAATTTACTGAGTGGGCTCTTAAATGTATAAGTTTCCATTCTCGCTGCCAGGGAAACAGGGACAGAGTAGGCCATAATTCTCCTGTTGAGATTCAACTGCAGCTATCTGCTTTCAAGACCTTCCTAGATCTTGCAGGCAACCATCTTACTGGGAAGGATTTCACTGAAGCATTTGATGCAGCTTGCTTCCCACTTACTCTCTTCTCTAGCACATTTGATCCTGGATGGGCATCAGGTATATCAGCTACTGCAATCCAAGGGTTACTGGGCATGCTAATCGAGGGGGGCGCAGACAATGTTAACCAGTGTTTTTTGGAGGCTTCACGTTTTGGGAGTACTGAACTTGTTCGCATTTTATTGCAG ATTGCTCAAAGGAACagcttggatgtggatgttgatcTGGCCTTGGGCTTTGCTTCACATTATGGTAAAATAGGCACTATGGAATGTTTAGTCGAAGAGGGCAATGCTATGGCTTTCTTGGGTCCCCTGATGAGAGCTGCTGAGAGGGGCTGCATGTCAGTTGTTCAGTGGTTCGTCCAAAGGGGTTGCCGAGACATGGAGCTCTGTCTTGCCCTTACAGCTGCCACTTCAAGTAGTCAAGTAGGTGTAGCGTCATATCTGCTCCCTCACGTTCCTCAGCACGTTCTTGCTGCCCTGAGTATCGAAATACTCAAGGCAGCCGGTGAGCGAAGTGGAGGCTCTCTCGACGGGGTAGCATTCCTCCTCCAGTCAGACTTTCTAGGGGACCCCGTGGCAACCTATGCGGTTGCTGACAGCATCGCCAGATCAGAAGACGAGGGGATCGCCCCGGAGTTGAGGGTTTTTCTCAAAGAACACTGGTCCGATGTGGCTTTCTTGGATGGACTAAGGGAAGGAGAGCTACACTTCTCGAACCTAGTCCAGATTCTGAGATGGGGCGAGTCGCCTGTTTGTTTGAGGGATCTGCCATCGCCTTTGAGGGTGGCGATAGCGTACCTGCCTCTGTATAGGGAGTGTGTGAAGGCGGGAGGGGGGCTGCTGTCGCAAAGGCATCGGGGGCAGCTGGTGGAAGCGGCTAGGCGGCTGGAGGGGGTGGTCCTGGATGAGCCTGGGCAAAGGAGAGAATTGCTGGCAGTGATAGAGCGTCATCTACCTCCATTTTTCATCACTACTTGA